The Eremothecium gossypii ATCC 10895 chromosome IV, complete sequence genome contains a region encoding:
- a CDS encoding ADL272Wp (Non-syntenic homolog of Saccharomyces cerevisiae YDR508C (GNP1) and YCL025C (AGP1)), with product MNMGAKEDCSDAEKLSSEGSEPASLRQSIKPRHVFMISMATGIGTGLLVGNGKSIATAGVGGTLIGYLIIGVMVVCCMQSVGELVVAFPSLAGGFNSYGKKFIDPSLGFCVSWLFCLQWMVVLPLELVTASMTIKYWNSNLSPSLFVSAFYILICIVNFFGSGGYAEAEFIFNCVKVMVLASFIVLGIVIITGGLGNSGPIGFQYLKTPGAFNTNYNVFKATAGTLVNAAFSCGGVEFLALSAAEQNRDNMPKSIRRACRQVSIRMFVFYLLSISVVGLLVPYDSPMLMGSGSDTTHTSPYVAAIALHGVRIVPHIINAVILIAVVSVANSAMYSSSRTLHSLAEQNFAPRYFALLNKHGQPMRCLVVSAIVGLISFIAEYRDQEAVFVWLLSISGLSTIFTWTTICIAHIRFRNALKLQGQSLDTLGYRSNTGVIGSYIATAINVVVIIVQFWVSLFPLENNGKPDAVKFFQNYMAVPVAVLLYLGHKLYTNDWTPWIRTHCVDINTDRDVYAPSDDLSTKGVVKLAPAVQSARSIASSALSESPPEPISQKAHQPERPSSGS from the coding sequence ATGAATATGGGCGCTAAGGAAGATTGCAGCGACGCCGAAAAGTTGAGCAGCGAAGGGTCCGAGCCAGCGAGCCTTCGACAGTCGATAAAGCCGCGACACGTATTCATGATTTCCATGGCGACTGGAATTGGCACAGGGTTGCTTGTGGGGAATGGTAAGTCAATTGCTACGGCGGGTGTCGGGGGCACGTTGATCGGCTACCTCATCATCGGGGTAATGGTTGTGTGCTGCATGCAGTCAGTTGGAGAGCTCGTGGTGGCGTTTCCATCGCTCGCAGGAGGGTTCAACTCATACGGCAAGAAGTTCATTGATCCTTCGCTTGGGTTCTGTGTTTCATGGCTTTTTTGTCTCCAGTGGATGGTGGTCCTTCCACTTGAGCTTGTGACGGCTTCGATGACAATCAAATACTGGAACAGCAATCTATCGCCGAGCTTGTTTGTGTCGGCCTTCTACATTTTAATATGCATTGTGAACTTCTTTGGATCTGGCGGATATGCAGAGGCCGAATTCATATTCAACTGTGTAAAGGTCATGGTCCTTGCGAGCTTTATTGTATTGGGCATTGTTATCATCACAGGCGGACTCGGAAACAGTGGTCCTATAGGATTTCAGTACTTAAAAACTCCAGGGGCATTCAACACAAATTACAACGTGTTCAAGGCTACCGCTGGTACGTTGGTTAACGCAGCCTTTTCGTGCGGCGGGGTGGAGTTTCTAGCGCTCTCTGCTGCGGAACAAAACCGGGATAATATGCCCAAAAGTATCCGACGGGCTTGCAGGCAGGTTTCTATTCGGATGTTCGTGTTCTATTTGCTATCCATTTCGGTTGTAGGGCTTTTGGTGCCCTACGACTCGCCTATGTTGATGGGATCCGGGTCTGACACAACGCACACGTCGCCATATGTCGCAGCTATAGCACTGCATGGCGTGAGGATAGTGCCCCACATAATCAACGCTGTTATACTCATCGCAGTGGTATCTGTGGCGAATAGTGCCATGTACTCATCATCCCGGACTTTGCATTCTCTTGCGGAGCAGAATTTTGCTCCGAGATACTTTGCTCTGTTGAATAAACACGGGCAGCCTATGCGCTGTCTCGTTGTCAGTGCCATAGTGGGACTCATTTCCTTTATTGCAGAGTACCGAGATCAGGAAGCGGTTTTCGTGTGGTTGCTTTCAATTAGTGGTTTGTCCACAATATTCACTTGGACAACCATCTGTATTGCACACATCCGATTCCGAAACGCCCTCAAATTGCAGGGCCAGTCTCTAGACACCTTGGGCTATCGCTCAAACACAGGAGTCATCGGCTCCTATATAGCCACTGCCATCAATGTTGTGGTCATCATTGTCCAATTCTGGGTATCTCTATTTCCGTTGGAGAATAACGGCAAACCGGACGCCGTCAAGTTTTTCCAAAACTATATGGCGGTGCCTGTTGCAGTCCTACTCTATCTCGGTCACAAGCTATATACAAACGACTGGACCCCTTGGATCCGCACACACTGCGTTGACATCAATACTGACCGCGATGTCTACGCACCATCGGATGACCTATCCACCAAGGGAGTTGTCAAGCTCGCCCCCGCAGTGCAATCTGCCCGTTCCATCGCTAGCTCAGCGCTGTCAGAGTCGCCCCCAGAGCCCATCTCGCAAAAAGCGCATCAACCTGAGCGGcccagcagcggcagctga
- the MRP51 gene encoding mitochondrial 37S ribosomal protein bS1m (Syntenic homolog of Saccharomyces cerevisiae YPL118W (MRP51)), with product MSSSNLSSILRNSRIAQVPKPKGPLFSPDKKYVPTHQLIENKASTMHRQEWGMKSSIPSRSKSRYLIFDELDTQQRLTSFEAIGQYQWNRIRIQELGVVPERATAGNSFQTSADANAPSNPLFSGFSSRLSARTPLSSFFGLTSKSDAKQWKAAEKKVAALRPAFKKWLQDHHPHLIIHKDQMDPADFRKRAVEFITEIATRSSGAGGSWKVVGNGGLTYGLKGRLQQSPLGIKQNTVVEGRILQTNGMEKSVAAAGFVGNGMLGTNLRKVDYAMGDLVRTARFPFEVKQARLLENGRLLMDMSLIEPKNTARKYGYGAKENKNRTYIFQRGAVNERKISSEESAQQAEELLNILTNFEN from the coding sequence ATGAGCAGCAGCAATCTGTCTTCTATATTGCGCAACTCACGCATTGCGCAAGTACCCAAGCCTAAAGGCCCTCTTTTCTCTCCGGACAAGAAGTATGTGCCAACTCATCAGCTGATTGAGAATAAGGCGTCAACGATGCACCGTCAAGAGTGGGGTATGAAGTCGAGCATTCCTTCGAGGTCAAAATCACGCTACTTGATTTTTGATGAACTGGACACACAGCAGCGATTGACATCTTTTGAGGCGATCGGGCAGTACCAGTGGAATAGAATCCGTATCCAGGAGTTAGGAGTTGTACCTGAGCGGGCGACAGCTGGAAATTCGTTCCAAACAAGTGCTGACGCCAACGCGCCTTCTAACCCTCTATTCAGTGGGTTTTCCAGCAGACTATCCGCACGGACGCCGTTGAGTTCATTTTTTGGTCTAACCTCGAAAAGCGACGCTAAGCAATGGAAGGCAGCAGAGAAGAAAGTTGCGGCTCTGCGTCCTGCATTCAAGAAATGGCTACAAGATCATCACCCCCATTTGATAATCCATAAGGATCAGATGGACCCTGCTGACTTCCGGAAGCGCGCAGTTGAATTCATTACGGAGATTGCTACGCGGTCCTCCGGAGCTGGCGGCAGCTGGAAAGTCGTTGGTAACGGTGGATTGACATACGGCCTGAAAGGTAGGCTGCAACAGTCTCCGCTTGGTATTAAACAGAACACAGTTGTTGAAGGAAGAATCCTGCAGACTAACGGCATGGAGAAGTCGGTGGCCGCCGCAGGCTTTGTCGGAAATGGCATGCTAGGTACCAACTTGCGGAAGGTGGACTACGCTATGGGTGATCTAGTCAGAACAGCGCGCTTCCCATTCGAAGTGAAGCAGGCTAGACTGCTTGAAAATGGCAGATTGCTCATGGATATGTCTTTGATCGAACCCAAGAACACAGCCAGAAAGTACGGTTACGGCGCGAAGGAGAATAAGAATAGGACCTATATTTTCCAGAGAGGCGCTGTCAACGAGCGGAAAATCAGCTCTGAAGAATCCGCCCAACaggcggaggagctgctgaaTATTCTGACGAATTTTGAGAACTGA
- the HIS3 gene encoding imidazoleglycerol-phosphate dehydratase HIS3 (Syntenic homolog of Saccharomyces cerevisiae YOR202W (HIS3)): MSETQRAFVKRITHETQVQIALALNGGPLEIGQSILGGAKTTVAHQASSSQVINVQTGVGFLDHMIHALAKHSGWSLIVECVGDLHIDDHHTTEDCGLALGQALREAIGQVRGVKRFGTGFAPLDEALSRAVVDLSNRPYAVVDLGLRREKIGDLSTEMIPHFLQSFAESARVTLHVDCLRGTNDHHRSESAFKAVAVALRDALTRTGTDDVPSTKGVLM; encoded by the coding sequence ATGTCGGAGACGCAGCGAGCGTTTGTCAAGCGTATAACACATGAGACACAAGTACAAATTGCTTTGGCGCTGAATGGTGGGCCTTTGGAAATAGGACAGTCGATTCTAGGGGGAGCGAAGACTACAGTGGCTCACCAAGCATCCTCGTCTCAAGTAATTAATGTACAGACGGGAGTAGGGTTCCTGGACCATATGATTCATGCACTGGCAAAGCACAGTGGGTGGTCACTGATTGTCGAATGCGTTGGGGATTTGCACATAGACGACCATCATACGACAGAAGACTGTGGTCTAGCCCTTGGTCAGGCACTACGGGAAGCTATTGGCCAGGTAAGAGGCGTGAAGCGGTTTGGGACCGGGTTTGCCCCGCTTGATGAGGCCCTCAGCCGAGCTGTTGTTGATCTGTCGAACCGGCCATATGCAGTAGTTGATTTGGGGCTACGGCGTGAAAAGATCGGGGACCTGTCTACGGAGATGATACCGCACTTTCTGCAGTCTTTTGCTGAGTCTGCCCGCGTAACACTCCATGTTGACTGTCTGCGGGGAACAAACGATCACCATCGTAGCGAAAGCGCTTTCAAGGCGGTGGCAGTGGCCTTGCGGGATGCGCTAACGCGGACTGGAACGGACGACGTGCCATCAACCAAAGGAGTTCTCATGTGA
- the MRM1 gene encoding Mrm1p (Syntenic homolog of Saccharomyces cerevisiae YOR201C (MRM1)) — protein MNRSFIRSLTSKVKSAVKVPHSEHLHGQNKFERNFPVFQRKKAWERDGMDKDEWFRKKYAHVHAREASRKRDAHTETSKTPQVRKRAAAPVGDAQPRRSSFKSRHAFDPLTPDPLLDRIYGRNSILLALQSNRREYFVRLLHSGNLDPQIAKLAGQLGIKVQSAQRHQLNMMTNNAVHNGLVLEAKPLYPQEINALGAVDHEAGTFELIDQWSNNGTAQKVPFLQSAKKRYPVGLYLDEVVDPHNVGAILRSAYFLGADFVAVSHRNSAPLSAAVSKTSSGALEVLPIYSVDKPLQFFERSRDEHDWVFVASHLTQGPGISSHVKNRVLPIEDMADLAQSSPVMLVVGNEGTGIRSNLQQRSDFFVQVPFGRADEPQLVDSLNVSVAAALLLRSLLS, from the coding sequence ATGAACAGGAGCTTCATTCGTTCGCTAACTTCAAAGGTCAAGAGTGCCGTCAAGGTTCCTCACAGCGAACATCTGCACGGCCAAAATAAGTTCGAACGAAATTTCCCGGTATTCCAGAGGAAGAAGGCATGGGAAAGGGATGGTATGGACAAGGATGAATGGTTCAGGAAGAAATATGCGCATGTGCATGCAAGAGAAGCTAGTAGGAAGAGGGATGCGCATACAGAAACAAGTAAGACACCACAGGTACGCAAGagggcagcagcgccagtCGGCGATGCGCAGCCCCGTCGTAGCTCATTTAAGTCCCGGCATGCATTCGATCCGCTGACGCCAGACCCGCTGTTGGATAGGATATACGGGCGTAACAGTATACTCCTGGCGCTGCAAAGCAACAGGCGCGAGTACTTCGTGCGTCTATTGCACTCGGGAAATTTGGACCCACAAATTGCCAAACTGGCAGGACAACTCGGCATTAAGGTTCAGTCTGCCCAGCGGCACCAGCTAAATATGATGACCAACAACGCTGTGCATAACGGACTAGTATTGGAAGCTAAGCCCCTGTACCCGCAGGAGATCAATGCACTAGGTGCGGTTGATCATGAAGCGGGCACCTTTGAACTGATCGACCAATGGAGCAACAACGGCACAGCACAGAAGGTACCCTTCCTCCAAAGCGCGAAGAAGCGGTACCCCGTGGGTCTGTATCTGGATGAGGTTGTGGACCCGCATAATGTAGGCGCTATTCTGCGCAGTGCCTATTTTCTAGGTGCTGACTTcgtagccgtttctcacAGGAACAGCGCACCGCTCTCTGCCGCCGTCTCGAAGACCAGCAGTGGAGCACTGGAAGTCCTTCCTATCTACAGTGTTGACAAACCGCTGCAGTTTTTTGAACGTTCGAGAGACGAGCATGATTGGGTCTTCGTCGCCAGTCATCTGACGCAGGGACCGGGGATCAGCTCCCACGTAAAAAATAGGGTCCTTCCAATAGAAGACATGGCAGACCTTGCTCAGTCTTCGCCTGTGATGCTTGTCGTTGGCAACGAGGGCACTGGAATCAGGTCCaacctgcagcagcggaGTGACTTCTTCGTGCAAGTGCCGTTTGGCCGTGCAGACGAACCGCAACTAGTGGACTCACTAAACGTCAGTGTCGCAGCCGCACTACTGTTACGCAGTCTTCTGAGTTGA
- the IDI1 gene encoding isopentenyl-diphosphate delta-isomerase IDI1 (Syntenic homolog of Saccharomyces cerevisiae YPL117C (IDI1)) → MSVVVQGKVVMQRVGKERMSPYAVLVKSLTQEEVLEQFPEIIPINNRPNTHSSASSGDEHKDSVFTGHDEEQIKLMNENCIIVDWDDEPIGAGTKKLCHLMENIDKGLLHRAFSVFVFSADGRLLLQQRATEKITFPDLWTNTCCSHPLCVDAEVGLKGTLEAKVQGAWTAAVRKLEHELGIPPAQTLKRGKFHFLNRIHYMAPSNGPWGEHEIDYILFYRVSDGCTLTVDPNPNEVRNSRWVTQHELKEMFANPELKFTPWFKLICQSYLFEWWGQLSDLSRVENDTQIHRMV, encoded by the coding sequence ATGTCGGTTGTAGTTCAAGGCAAGGTGGTGATGCAGCGGGTGGGCAAGGAGCGTATGTCGCCGTACGCGGTACTGGTGAAGTCTTTGACACAGGAGGAGGTGCTCGAACAGTTCCCCGAGATAATCCCCATCAACAACCGGCCCAACACCCATTCGAGCGCGTCTTCCGGGGACGAGCACAAAGACAGTGTTTTTACGGGGCACGATGAGGAGCAGATAAAGTTGATGAACGAGAACTGCATCATCGTGGACTGGGACGACGAGCCGATCGGTGCGGGGACGAAGAAGTTGTGTCACCTAATGGAGAACATCGACAAGGGCCTTCTCCACCGAGCCTTCTCTGTGTTCGTGTTCAGCGCGGACGGGCGCTTGTTGTTGCAGCAGCGTGCGACCGAGAAAATCACCTTCCCAGACTTGTGGACCAATACGTGCTGCTCGCACCCGCTCTGTGTGGATGCCGAGGTGGGGCTCAAGGGCACGTTGGAGGCGAAGGTGCAGGGCGCCTGGACGGCTGCGGTGCGCAAGTTGGAGCACGAGTTGGGTATTCCGCCAGCGCAGACGTTGAAGCGGGGCAAGTTCCACTTTTTGAACCGTATCCACTACATGGCGCCCAGCAACGGACCGTGGGGCGAGCACGAAATTGACTATATCCTTTTCTACCGCGTGTCTGACGGCTGCACCCTTACCGTGGATCCGAACCCTAACGAAGTGCGGAACTCGCGGTGGGTGACACAGCACGAATTGAAGGAGATGTTCGCGAATCCGGAACTAAAATTCACCCCGTGGTTCAAGTTGATCTGCCAAAGCTACTTGTTTGAGTGGTGGGGGCAGTTGTCTGACCTATCCAGGGTGGAAAATGACACACAGATACATCGGATGGTGTAg
- the BFR1 gene encoding Bfr1p (Syntenic homolog of Saccharomyces cerevisiae YOR198C (BFR1)) yields the protein MSSRSNVKRPDSSVRDRKLEPLYAQLKKVDQEVTAVRKQIDEMQVGEGSQESKQKLHEQLKEIIRAQSDLKGKRQQIHDRIKQLDAQIKRKTGEVAERVGRKSAYSSGEEIRERLAQIDEEISSGGLSLVEEKLRVKEMQALNKLAKDLQQVEPVKRSIEEDRAAIAELKAKLNSLNPKEVSAQFESTQAKLNQLQSKNQVVYDQRSRLFTKRSALYSKRDEIFAQIKKIRGDFDNEFKAYKKKLDDDRIKREEEERISRVLEDKEEKMGKLQEKLIHAHKPAFAYEISAIETALFSLDPTFVKPATNTIDFPGSQPAKPIKKVEADDLVPIVKKREEFFPSSAVSKNKKKQASAAAAAAGNGKFSLEPTLIVVLADLDVSVPMTKDDVPATVDQLKAKYEDFLARQDEQTSKNVAEAEAALDKLELEYKAKEDQVRKELEEKRAKDQAAKEASASQ from the coding sequence ATGTCAAGCAGATCAAACGTGAAAAGACCGGACAGCAGCGTACGGGATCGGAAGCTGGAGCCGCTCTATGCGCAGCTGAAGAAGGTGGACCAGGAGGTCACTGCTGTGCGCAAGCAGATTGACGAGATGCAGGTGGGCGAAGGGTCGCAGGAGAGCAAGCAGAAGCTGCACGAGCAGCTGAAGGAGATCATACGGGCGCAGTCGGACCTTAAGGGCAAGCGCCAGCAGATCCACGACCGGATCAAGCAGCTCGACGCGCAGATCAAGCGCAAGACGGGCGAGGTGGCGGAGCGCGTGGGGCGCAAGAGCGCGTACTCGAGCGGCGAGGAGATCCGGGAGCGTCTGGCGCAGATCGACGAGGAGATTTCGTCGGGCGGGCTGTCGCTGGTGGAGGAAAAGCTGCGGGTGAAGGAGATGCAGGCGCTGAACAAGCTGGCGAAGGACCTGCAGCAGGTAGAGCCTGTGAAGCGGTCGATCGAGGAGGACCGCGCGGCGATTGCGGAGCTGAAGGCGAAGCTGAACAGCCTGAACCCGAAGGAGGTGTCTGCGCAGTTCGAGTCGACGCAGGCGAAGCTGAACCAGCTGCAGTCCAAGAACCAGGTGGTCTACGACCAGCGCTCGCGGCTGTTCACCAAGCGGTCCGCGCTGTACAGCAAGCGGGACGAGATCTTTGCGCAGATCAAGAAGATCCGCGGGGACTTTGACAACGAGTTCAAGGCATACAAAAAGAAGCTGGACGATGACCGCATAAAGCGCGAGGAAGAGGAGCGTATTTCACGCGTGCTCGAGGACAAGGAAGAGAAGATGGGCAAGTTGCAGGAGAAACTGATCCACGCGCACAAGCCCGCCTTCGCGTACGAGATCAGCGCAATCGAGACTGCGCTCTTCTCGCTCGACCCCACGTTTGTGAAGCCAGCCACGAACACAATCGATTTCCCTGGCTCGCAGCCTGCCAAGCCTATCAAGAAGGTTGAGGCAGACGACTTGGTGCCAATTGTCAAAAAACGCGAGGAGTTCTTCCCCTCGTCCGCTGTCTCGAAGAACAAGAAGAAGCAAGCTTctgccgcggccgccgccgcgggcAATGGCAAGTTCTCTCTTGAGCCTACCTTGATTGTCGTGCTTGCTGATCTTGATGTCTCGGTCCCTATGACCAAGGACGATGTTCCTGCCACCGTTGACCAGTTGAAGGCCAAGTACGAGGACTTCTTGGCTCGGCAGGACGAGCAGACCAGCAAGAATGTCGCTGAGGCAGAAGCCGCATTGGACAAGTTGGAATTGGAGTACAAGGCAAAAGAGGACCAGGTCAGAAAGGAGTTGGAGGAGAAGAGAGCAAAGGACCAGGCCGCCAAGGAAGCCTCCGCATCGCAATAA
- the MCA1 gene encoding Ca(2+)-dependent cysteine protease MCA1 (Syntenic homolog of Saccharomyces cerevisiae YOR197W (MCA1)) yields the protein MYPGAGRPTYHKQQEQKGPYGQPQYQQQYAPPYPERYQQPYYQPPPHDGYSRPSMPPPSHNYAAAQYERPSCPPPGYAPHQGGFPAPGPPLQGRPRDLMRSDIQMNHSMDYSNIQGPASYTRPEFVAPPPQERQFLDPGNRSVEYQYSQCTGNRKALLIGINYFNSSAELRGCINDVQNIKNFLISRYGYREENMVILTDDQHDPVRIPTKANILRAMHWLVQGAQPNDSLFLHYSGHGGETEDLDGDEQDGKDSTLYPVDFETNGHIVDDEIHDILVKPLAPGVRLTALIDACHSGSALDLPYMYSTKGIIKEPNVWKDIGSNSMQAAMAYVTGNTGDMFTSLKSLASTVSRKATGSGGVDTERVRQTKFSPADVIMFSGSKDNQTSADAVENGVATGAMSYSFVKVMSQQPQQTYLSLLQNMRTELKGKYTQKPQLSCSHPLDVNLQFVL from the coding sequence ATGTATCCCGGTGCAGGACGTCCTACGTACCACaagcagcaggagcagaAGGGCCCTTATGGGCAGCCACAGTACCAGCAGCAGTATGCACCTCCATACCCAGAGCGCTACCAGCAGCCCTATTACCAGCCGCCACCGCACGATGGCTACTCGCGGCCGAGCATGCCACCTCCCAGCCATAATTACGCCGCGGCGCAGTATGAGCGTCCATCTTGCCCTCCACCGGGGTATGCACCCCACCAGGGGGGCTTTCCAGCCCCCGGACCTCCGCTGCAGGGACGGCCACGGGATCTGATGCGGAGTGACATCCAGATGAATCATTCCATGGACTACTCGAACATACAAGGCCCGGCGTCATACACGCGCCCTGAGTTCGTAGCTCCGCCGCCACAGGAAAGGCAATTCCTAGATCCGGGCAACAGAAGCGTCGAGTACCAGTATTCCCAATGTACGGGCAACCGCAAGGCGCTATTGATAGGGATCAACTACTTCAATAGCAGTGCTGAGTTGCGTGGCTGTATCAACGATGTGCAGAACATCAAAAACTTCTTGATCTCTCGCTATGGCTATAGGGAGGAGAATATGGTGATCCTGACTGATGATCAGCATGATCCCGTCCGCATACCTACAAAAGCAAACATTCTGCGGGCTATGCATTGGTTGGTGCAGGGTGCCCAACCGAACGATTCGCTGTTTCTACACTATTCCGGACATGGCGGGGAGACTGAGGACCTCGATGGGGATGAGCAGGACGGCAAAGACAGCACACTTTACCCCGTCGACTTTGAGACGAATGGCCACATTGTAGATGATGAAATCCATGATATACTTGTGAAGCCTCTGGCTCCTGGTGTGCGTCTAACCGCCCTGATTGACGCATGCCATTCCGGTTCCGCCCTGGACTTGCCATATATGTACTCGACCAAGGGAATAATCAAGGAGCCGAACGTTTGGAAGGACATTGGGAGCAACAGCATGCAGGCAGCCATGGCGTATGTTACGGGCAATACTGGTGATATGTTCACGTCTTTGAAGAGTCTTGCCTCGACAGTCAGCAGAAAGGCCACTGGTTCTGGTGGCGTGGATACTGAGCGCGTCAGGCAGACGAAGTTTTCGCCTGCAGACGTGATAATGTTCAGTGGGTCGAAGGACAACCAGACGTCTGCTGACGCCGTTGAGAATGGCGTGGCGACTGGTGCCATGTCCTACTCTTTTGTCAAGGTGATGTCGCAACAACCTCAACAAACGTATTTGAGTTTGCTGCAGAACATGCGCACAGAACTCAAGGGAAAGTACACTCAAAAACCACAGTTATCATGTTCTCATCCACTGGATGTCAACCTACAGTTTGTTTTATGA